One Thermococcus sp. M36 genomic window, TGAGTGGCACAGGCAGGAGATCCAGAAGCCCTTCGTGACCAGGCTCGCTGAGGGGCTGCTCCGCTATTTCGGAGGGCCCGTCAGGACGATAACAGGATTCTTTAAGGGGCTAGAGGTTGACCTCTACAGGGCCAACATGATGATGTCAAAGGAGCAGTACGTTGCCCTCATGCTCGTGGTTGCCATACTCGCGGGCCTGTTCGGGATTGCCTTCGCTTACCTCCTGTACCTCCCAGTGGACACGTCCCTCCTGATAGGTGTGCTCTCCTTTTTGGGGGCATTCATCTATATGCGCCAGTACCCGAGGATGGTGTGGAGGAAGAGGGTCTCTGAGGTGGAAAGAGCGATGCCCTACGCCCTCCGTCATATGGCATCCCTCCTCCGTGCTGGCGTTGGAATATCCGAGGCCATACTCTCCGTGGCAAGCGCAGATTACGGGCCGATTTCGGAGGAGTTCGAGCTCATACTGAGGGACATGCGAACGGGCTCCTCTTTTGAGGATGCTATCTCAAAATTTGAGGAGAAAATGGCCTCCGAGAACGTGAGCAGGGTCGTGAAGCAGATACTGAGGGCCATTAAGTTCGGTGGAAACCTATCGGACATACTGTATAAGCTCGCCGAGGACTTCTCCTTCGAGTACAGGATGAAGCTGATCGAGTACGTCCAGAAGATCAACGGAATAGCATTCGTGTACATGTTCCTGACCATAGTCATGCCGACGATGCTGGTCGTCGGAATCATTGCGGGCTCCATCATGTCCAGAACTCTCATAATGCCGGTGGAGAGCCTGGCCACAATACTGTGGCTTGCGTTCCCTGCGATATCCCTGATAATAGTAAACATGATCAAGAAGGGAGAGCCGAGGTGAATTGAATGGCCGGAATATCATCCTTCATCACAGCGTTCCTCGAAAGGATTCTGCCGAAGAAGTGGCTCAGGAAGTACGAGCTTTTCATATACTCCGCCGGGATCAACTTTCTCTCGATAGAGTACATAGTGATATCCATTCTCTCTTCCGTTGTAGCCGCCCTTGCCACGTACCTAGTCATGGCCTCCGCAGTGTACGCCGTGCTCTTGTCGGCGGCCGTTTTTGCTGGCATCGCCTTTGTGTACCCATACTGGAGAACCATCAGGCGTATTGAGCAGATGGAAAAAATGCTGCCCGATGCCTTTTTCTACCTTGCCAGCTCTTTGAGGGCGGGCATATCCTTCTCCGAGGCTCTGGAAGAGCTCGCGATGGCAAAGTTTGGAGCCCTGACTGAGGAGTTCAGGAAGACCGTTTCTGAAATCAGAAAAGGCCGCTCCACGGTTGATGCCATGAGGGCCTTCGCCCTGAGAAACAAAAGATCCCAGATACTCTACCGTTCGGTGATGATAATAATCGAGGCCCTCGAAAGGGGCGCCCCGATGAGCGACGTGCTGGTTTTTGTGGGCAACGATGTGAGGGAGATACTGCGCATAAAGCAGGAGAGGAAGGCATCCACAGGGATGCAGACAATGTTCTTTATAATGACCAGCGGGTTTATAGGGCCCCTTATAATGGGGGTCGTTGCCAAAGTTATGGGTTCCATCTCAGCCGGCGCCGTCTCCCAGACCCTCACCGCCGTCACGGGTTCCCAGGCCATATTTCCTGTGGAGGCGATTCAGAACGTCCTTCTTGGGTTTATTGTGCTGCAGGCGGTGGTCTCGGGCTTGGGGATAGGTGTAATAAGAGAAGGGAAGTATTCGGCAGGCCTCAAGTACAGCCTGCTCCTCGCGGTTCTTGGTGTAGTGACGTACAAGGTCACCGTCAGCGCCGGCATATCAATCTGAGGCCCCGCTCTTCCCATCTTTCTGAACGTCCACTATCTCGACCTCAAAGATAAGGGTCTTCCCTGCGAGCGGGTGGTTGAAGTCGAGGCTGACGTTCTCACCTTCGACCTTCGCTATCTTGGCTATCCCCGAGTCGGTCATGACGTACATCCCTTCAACTGGCTCCAGGCCGGCCTGGATGAACTCCGAGATCGGGACTTCTATGACGAGCTCCGGGTTGGGCATGCCGTAGGCCTTCTCCGGGGGTATCGTGATGGTATTCTTCTCCCCAATCTCCATGCCGATCAGGGCCTCGTCAAGGCCGGGAATTATCTCGCCAACTCCGACGTTAACTCCGAGAGGGCCGTATTCCCTCTCCTCCACGTATATCCCGTTCTCCTTGGCGATGTCCTCGTAACTGGTATCAAAAACTTCACCGTTCTCAAATCTGCCCACGTAGTGGAACACCACAAAATCTCCAGCTTCAATCTTCATTTCCTTCAACTCCAAAATTGTCTTCAGTGGGGACTTGCCCGGCTCCCTTATAACGCTTTTGGTGTTTTTCCACTTCGGGCGATAAACACGGCAACTATATAAGGAACGTCACACCATTTAAAAACAGGTGATATCATGGGGTACCTCTCTGAAACACTCAGGAGAGAATACAGCGACCTCGCTGTCAGGGACGTTTATTCCACGAAACTCGGGGATACCGATATTGAGATAATTGAGGTCTCAAAGGACGACAAGAAGTTCATAGCAATGTTCCAGAGCCATCATGTAAAGGAGAACCTGTTCAGGTGGTCGCTGATAATAACCAGCGCCAAGCACACCAGAACCCTCAAGGGTATGGATACCGTGGAGGGCATCGAGCTCGCCCTTAAGTCGAGCGTTGAGGCGATGATTGCCGGGATGAAAGAGTAAAGAAAAGCACCTTACTCCTCAGGGAGGATGTAGTAAACGTAGTGCGGCCTGTTTGTTACCTCATCTATGAACACAACCGTCCCGGTCTTCGGGGGCTTGAGGTAGTGGATCTCCCCTTTTCTTGTGGTTATGGCCGCGAAGGCGTCCCCCGTTCTCACCCTGTTCCCCACGTTCGCTATCGGGGTTTTTGTGTATCCCTCCACGGGGAGCAGGAGCAGTTCATCGTCCTTCTTCAGGTATATCCGTGTCCGCCCGTCAGGGAGAACCAGAACTGCATCTGCGAGCAGCTTCCCCTCCGTCCTGTCAACGTAGAGATAGAATCTGTCGTAAACTTCCTTCATGAGGAACTTGGAGCCCTCCACATCGATGAAGTCGGGAACTGTTTCGCCCTTCCTCAGCCATACCTCAACGTTCCCACTGATGATCACGCAGTCTTTTATCGTCTTTCTCCCCTCAATGCACTCCTCCGGAGGAGCTTCAACGTAAAGCTTCGGAACCCTCTCCACCGTCATCACCTGACTTTTACCTAGGGGTAAAAGCTTTTAAACCTGCTCTCTCTACACTTCTCGATAAAAATGTCCACCAGGATAAAATTCTTAGCCCTCTTTGGACTGCTGTTTTCACTGATGACGCTGATGGTTAACTACAGCACTGCCATATCAGAGGCTTCAACGGGCACTCCAGCCCGGTGGACGGGTGTTCTCGTGATGATCCTCGCAATAGTTGGCCTGTTCGTTATCGTCGGCGTCCTTCTGGGATGGAGAGATCCCTTCCAGAGGCTTGATTCTGGCGGTATCGGCCTTCTCGTCCGGTACATCGTGATGATTGTAGGTGGACTGGGGATCACCCTCGTTCTGTACTTGATTCGGATGAATTCTACCCCAAAACTTCCCTCAAACAACACCACCGCATTGAACGGCTCGGTGAACGGTTCACTTCCCCTTCAGTCCACCACCCAATCTCCCGTCTACTACAATAACACTTCGCCGGCACCGACGAGGCAGTCTCTGCCGTCTCAGTACCTTCTCTATGCCCTCCTTGTGGTTGCAATAGCGGTCTTTGCCTACCTTGCCGTGATTCAGTACCGCGAATACCTGCAGAAAAAGGAGCGTAAGGAGATGAAGCTTCGGGCTGAGCTGTTTGATAAAAAACTTGATGAGCTCGGCCTCGAAATGTTCGAGAACCCAAGAGAGGCCATCGTAGGGATATACAAGAACGCAGTTCTCTGGCTCAAATACCTCGGCGTGCCCTACGAGGAGAGCTGGACGCACTGGGAGCATGCCCGGCATGTAAAATACATGCACGATGCGTTCATCGAACTGACGCGGCTCTTCGAAAAGGCAAAATATGCCCCTGAGAAAATAACGTGGGATGACGCCAGGAGGGCCCTCGAAGTTTACCGCACGATGCGGAGGGGTGTGAATGAGGTTTAAGGGGCACGTGCTTGCGATAGCCGTGATTCCTCTGCTCATCGCTATAATTGCCGGCTCCTACCTGGTTAGATGGCTCGCCGTTCTGGTGCTGGGCAGCCTTCTGGCCTTTCTCCTCTTCGGCCTTGAGATACGTGTTCCCCTTCCCAAGAGGGAACGCGAACTTAAGGTCGAGAGAAAAACAGACATTGAGAGGATGGTGACCCTCATAGAGCGCGCCAAGAAGGGGAAGGTGGCCCGTTCCATTCTTGAGGAGAAGATAGCGGAAATATATGCCACCCTCTCTGAGGACTACAATCGGACGTTTCACTCGCTCACCTCCGAGCCCAACAAAGCCCTCAAAGCCCTCCGTTCGGAGGGGGATTTTCTCGATAACCTTGAAAAGGCCTTAAAAATTGTGGAGGAGGATCTCTATGAAAATAGAAGAGGTAAGCTCCAAGGGTAATGCCGTTCTTGAGGAGGTCAAGAAGGCAATAGTCGGAAAGGACGAGGTACTGAAGCTCATACTGACGACAATTTTGGCCGATGGGCACATACTCCTCGAAGACCTGCCCGGACTCGCCAAGACGCTCATGGCGAAGAGCTTCGCCACCGCTCTGGGAGTCAAGTTCAAGCGCGTCCAGTTCACACCGGACCTTCTCCCCAGTGACATTCTCGGCGTCAGCGTCTTCAACCAGAAGACCCTCGAGTTCGAGTTTAAGAAGGGCCCGATTTTCACGAACATACTCCTTGCCGACGAGATCAACCGTGCCCCACCCAAGACCCAGTCCGCTTTACTTGAGGCCATGCAGGAAAGACAGGTCACCGTTGAGGGAAGCACATACGAGCTGGAGAGACCCTTCATAGTCGTCGCCACCCAGAACCCGATAGAGCAGGAGGGCACCTATCCACTCCCGGAGGCGCAGCTGGACAGGTTCCTTGTCAGGCTCCGTGTTGGCTATCCGAGCAGGCGTGAGGAAATCGAGATACTCCGGAGGAGGATGGCCAGGAAGAAGGAAGAGGTCGATATAACGCCTATCCTGACCCCCGAGGAAGTCGTTGAGATGCAGAGGACGATAGAGGACGTTTACGTCAGCGACGCGATCCTGGAGTACATAACCGACATAGTCTTGGCGACGAGGGAGGACAAGAAGGAGATAGAGGTTGGTGCATCTCCCAGGGGAAGCCTTGCCCTGCTCAAGCTCTCTAGGGCGTACGCCGCTCTGGAGGGCAGGGACTACGTCATTCCCGACGACATAAAGGCCGTCGCCGTTCCGGCGCTGAGCCACAGGCTCATCCTCAAGAGGGAGCTGTGGTACACGAAGGTCAGCCAGGAGAGCATAATGGAGAAGCTCCTTGAGCGCGTTCCGGTTCCCAAGTTTGAGTGAGGTGAAAAGGTGCAGGCCCAACCCCCGCTCTATGGTCATTCCGTCCCGGTCGAGGAAAGGGAGGAAGAGCCTACGGACAAGATGCTCCCAACGGAGAAGGCAGAGGAGATTCTCATCGCACTCTGGCTCATCGTTATGTTCGCCTTCCTTCTCCTGCGCTGGGAGCTGGTCTATCTGACGCTTCCGATAATCTGGCTCCTCTTCGTGGCAGTGTTCTTCTTCAAACCGCGCCTCAACGTTGAGATAGAACGCCTGATCCCCCACAACCGCTTCCTTGAAGGGACTGAAATTGAGATAGTCCTCAGGATCAAGTCCCATGAGAGGATACCCACCCTGAAGATCACCGAAGACATACCCCCCGGCTTAGAGCTGGTGGAGGGACACAGAGAGCACGTCCTCTCCCTCCGGCCGGGAGAGGAGAGGGAGATAAGGTACAGGGTTCGCGTCAGGAGGGGAATCCACGAGTTCAACTGGGTAAAGCTGCGCTACCGCGATCCATTCGGCTTCTTCAGGGTTGACAAGAAGATAGACGTCTACAGCGAGATAGTGGGCGTTCCAATAATCACGGACGTTCCAACGCCCTACTCCACCAAGGGAACGAAGATAACCGTCGGCCCACTCCCTTCTCCGGGGGTCGGTGAGGGGGTTGAGTTCCACGCAATCAGGGAGTACCAGCCGGGAGACCCGCTCAAGATAATCAACTGGAAGGCCACCGCAAGAACGGGCAGAATAATGGCCAACGAGTACGAGAGCGAGCGCAAGGTTGATGTCGTCTTCATAGTGGACGCATCCTACACCGGCAGGCTCGTCTTTGACCACCTCGTTCGCGCTGCGGCTTCCCTCATGCTCAACGCCCTCAACAACGGAACCAGTTTTGGTCTCCTGCTCGCGGAAGACGTTCCGCTCTGGATTCGCGTTGACTACGGCAAAAGGCACTTCTTCAAGTGCATAGACTTCCTGAGCACCGCCAAACCCGACAAAAACAACAGGATAGCCTACCAGGTCGAGCACCTGATAAAGGCACGCTTCCCTGCTAAAGCCCAGCTGTTATACTTCTCCCCCCTCCTCACAGAGGAGAGCAGGGAGGCGCTTAAAATAACGGCCCGGTACGGCTACAACGTCGTGGTCATAAGTCCGAATCCCTACACCGCCGTCGAGCCGAAGAGCCGCGAGGAGGAGCTGGCGGTGAAGCTTCTGATACTCCAAAGGAAGGCGATGCTGATGAAGATGTCTGCCTACGGCATCATTATCGACTGGGATGTCAGAAAACCTCTGGAGGCGGCGATAGCGGAGGTGGTTGGGCTATGAAGATTAAGAGAAGGCTCTATTCCCTCATACCGCTGGTTCTCCTCTTCGTTCTTCTCGGGATGCTCGACATCAAAACTCTCCTGCTGGTGCCGCTGGCCCTCATGGCCCTTCAGTGGTACTTCATCGGCACGCTTTTCCTGCTGGCGACGGCGGTGTTTCTCATCTACACGAAAACGGGCGGTCTCTACGGTCTGACCGTAATGGCGCTGACCCTGCTTGCCCTTGAGATGGGCTATCTTGACAGGGAGCGCGCTCCAAGGGATCACTACCTCATCCTGATCGCGGCGGTGGCAATGTCCTTCCCGACCTATTTGCTGATGTCAATGCTCTCCCCCGCGCTCCCAAGGTTTGAGGTAACTGCACTGGCCGCTCTGCTCCTAGTGGTGCTGTACCTCTTTGCCCGGTTTGCGACGTCTTAGATGCTCCAGCTCCCCGTTTTTTTCAGAACCTCCCTGGCCCTCTCCAATCCTTTTTTAACGCAGTCCTCAACGGGTGCGCCCCTAGAGTACATCGCCAGAAAGCCGCCCGCGAAGGCATCCCCCGCACCGGTGGGGTCAACGATTTCCTCGGGGCTTATAGGGAGTGCCGAAAACTCCCTGAACTCGCCATCGTAGACGAGAACCCCTCTCTCACCGCGCGTTATTACAACCAGCCTTGCTCCCCACCCGTGCAGTATTTTAGCGGCTTCTTCCACGGTTGGAGCCTTAGTTATCGTCAGAGCCTCTCTCTCGTTGGGGAATACCACTTCGACCCTTGAGACTATTTCCCTCATGAGGCCGGTCTTTTCGGCGTAGTCGTCGATGTAAGTCGGGTTGAAATCGAGGCTTACCGTTTTGCCTTCGAGTCTTTTTAGGGCTTTGAGCTGTTCCTCCGGCGGAATCGGGGCTATGTGGAATAGGCTGGCGTCCATGTATTCCTCCGGAATTGGGGTTTCTCCCATGTTCTGGGCAACCCCCATGTCAACCGGCGCATCCACGGTTCCATCTTGGTGGTAAATCATGTATATGTGAATCGTCCTGCCGGGCAGGATTTGAACGCCCCTAATGTCAAGAAGGGAGGAGAGCTTTTCGAGCCATTCCTTCGGAAAGTCCTCACCCACCTTGGTTACCAGACCAACCTTTGCACCGGCCAGCGCGGCGGAAGTGGCCACGGCCGCCGCTGCACCCCCGGGGTACAGTATCTCGTCCTTTTCGGGAAACCTGATGTGGTCTATTGAGACGTGGCCGAGCACCGCCAGGTCAAGCTTCATGATCATCACCAGCACTCGCTTTTTCACAGACTTGTGCCCACCCCTTTAAGCGATTTCCGGTCTGAGTAATCGGCTTCTACCCGCACGTTTAGATGAACGTCGAAAAGGTTAAAAGAGCCGGAGCGGAAGCTTTTATCAAAGAAGAACGGGGTGGTTTCAATGGAAAGTGTTTTCCAGAACGAGACCGTCAAGCAGATTCTTGAGAAGTACAGGCGCATCTGGGCAATCGGCCACGCCCAGAGCGTCCTCGGCTGGGACATGGAGGTTAACATGCCCAGGGAGGGCATCCTGGAGAGGAGCGTCGCCCAGGGAGAGCTTTCAGTTCTCAGCCAGGAGTTCCTCCTCAAGCCGGAGTTCGTCGAGCTCGTCGAAAAGGCCAAATCCATAGAAGGCCTCAACGAGTACGAGAGGGGCGTTGTTAGGGTTCTCGACCGCTCGATAAGGATAAGCCGCTCATTCCCGCCGGAGTTCCTGAGGGAGATGAGTGAGGTAAGCAGCCAGGCAACGAAGGCCTGGGAGGAGGCCAAAAAGAGCGACGACTTCTCCAAGTTCGAGCCGTGGCTCGACAGGATTATAGATCTCGCAAAGAGGGCCGCTGACTATCTCGGCTACGAAGACGAGCCCTATGATGCTCTCCTTGACATGTTCGAGGAGGGCCTCACCACCCGCGAAGTCGAGAGGATGTTTGAAAAGCTGGAGAAGAAGCTCAAGCCGCTCCTTGAGAGGATAATGGAAGAGGGTAAAGTCCCGCAGAGCCACCCACTTGAGAAGGAGAAGTACGAGCGGGAGTGGATGGAGCGCGTAAACGTCTGGATACTCCAGAAGTTCGGCTACCCACTCGGCGTGCGTTCAAGGCTCGACGTCTCAGCCCACCCCTTCACCACTGAGTTCGGTATCCGCGATGTCAGGATAACCACCAGGTATGAGGGCTACGACTTCAGGAGGACTATCCTCAGCACCGTCCATGAGTTTGGTCACGCACTCTACGAGCTCCAGCAGGACGAGAGGTTCATGTTCAGCCCGATTGCGGGTGGAGTAAGCCTCGGCATCCACGAGAGCCAGAGCCGCTTCTGGGAGAACATCGTCGGCCGCTCGATGGAGTTTGCCGGCCTCATCCACCCCGTCCTGAGGGAGAATCTGCCCTTCATGGCGGACTACACTCCGGAGGACGTCTACCTCTACTTCAACATGGTCAGGCCTGACTTCATCAGGACTGAATCAGATGTCGTCACCTACAACTTCCACATCCTGCTCCGCTTCAAGCTCGAAAGGATGATGCTCAACGAGGGCGTCAAGGCGAAGGATTTACCGGAGCTCTGGAACGACGAGATGGAGAACCTCCTCGGCATAAGGCCCAAGAGCTACGTCGAGGGAATCCTCCAGGACATCCACTGGGCCCATGGAACGGTCGGCTACTTCCCGACCTACAGCATCGGAACGCTCCTGGCGGCACAGTTCTACTACCATATGAAGAAGGACCTCAACGTGGAAGAGCACATCGCCAATGCGGACTTCGAGCCGATAAAGGCCTGGCTCCGCGAGAAGGTTCACAGGTACGGCTCAATCTACCCGCCGAAGGAGCTGCTTAAGAAGTCCATCGGCGAGGAGCTGAACCCGGACTACTTCATAAGGTGGGTAAAGGAGAGGTACCTCTGAATTTTCCTTCCTTTTTGGGTGGTTCGTTTGGTGAAGAAAGATAAACCGAAGTCCAACGCGGACAACGGCTACGCTTTGAGGCGTATCTTCGGGATACTTGACGAGGGGGAATACATGGCGGCCAAAAAGCGTATCGACGAGATTGAAAGGGAGTTTGAGGGGTTCGCTAAGTGAGCGGCTCCCCAACCCACCCGACTGGCTCGACCTCTATGGCAGCCACACCGTACTTTTTCTCCTTCTCCTCGGAGTAGAAGCGCCTATAAACCCTTACTCCTTCCTCGATGCTCTCCACGCCGGGCAGGACGTTCTCAAGGCCCTCCTTCCCCAGCATCTCACTGAACGACGAGTAGACCCTGATATCCTTCACCACGCACATCAGCTTGTTCTCGAAGATTATCGTATCTCCCGGCCTTATTCTCTGCCTTTTCTCGTCGTATAAGCGCCCCTCGACCTTCTTCCTGCCCTCGGCTATGGCCTTCAGGTACTCCTCCTGGAGACCCATCCTCCACGTCGCCATGCCACCACCCCCGTGCCTTTCAGACGAGGTAGCGCACTATGGACGGGCTGATCCTTATGAGCTTTGCGAGGAGCTTGGGCCTCCTGAGTATCGCTTTGGCAGTCTTCACGTGGTCATCGAAATCTGCCTGTGTCTCAATGACCTCCCTCGCCTCCTCGGTTCCGAGAACCTCAAAGACCCTCTCTATGTCCTCCTGGCTCATGCCTTTGAAGACCCTTCTGAACCTCAGGCCGAAGCTGATCTGCTTTTTCACGAAGGAACAGCCCCTCTCGTATTCCCCCGGCCTCCCGTCCAGGAGGGCCCGCCTGAGGGCGTGGGCGCAGAACATGCCGTAAACTATGCCCCCCGCCGTCGTCGGCTTTATCTGGAGCGCGGCGTCGCCTATGAGCGCAACGTTGCCCCGCACCCAAGGCTTCCTCCAGCCGAACCCAACCGAGCCGGCCTTGAACTCTACTATGGAGGTGGGCCTGAGCATCCTCACCCTGAGGAAGCGGTTGAGTGCCTCAATGCTCCCGAGGGTTCCCACTCTCGCCAATTCTTCATTCACCGGCGCCACCCACATGAAGAAGTCCCCGTTTAGGTCCTTGTTCACCCACACCTCGACGAAGTCCTTCTTAAAGTCCCCTACAACTTCCACCTCGTAGCCGCTTAAGAATTCTGCGTTCGTCTTTGCCCCGATGGCCTTGGCGACGGTGCTCGAAACGCCGTCAGCCCCAACGTAGAAGTCTGCCTCGACCTCGAGCCTCTCCCCGAGGTGCTGTAGAACTGCCTTCCCGTTCTTGAATCCCTGAAAGGTCGTCGCCATGTAGTACTCTGCTCCCCTCCTAACTGCCCTTTCCGCCAGGCTTTTCTCCAAGACTTTCCTGTCGACGAGATACGCCTGCGGTGTTTTCCTCTCTATCTCGAAGCTCTGTATCCTTGAGTAGAAGGCCGCCCCGCGGAGTCTGTTCAGCACGGCCTCCTCTGGAAGCCCGAGCCTCTCGTAGTTCGCGGCACCTATTATTCCGGTGCACGCCTTTCCCCCGAAGGAGCCCTTTCTCTCGACGACGGCAACGCTGAAGTCCCTCGCGAGCAGGCTGGCCAGGTAGTTTCCGACGGGCCCGCCGCCGATGATAAGAACGTCGTACTTCATCCTCACCCCTCATCCGGAGTAGCTTTTAAACCCTAAAAACCTAACCTTTCCCGGTGGTCGAAATGAAGGTTCTCGTTACGGGCTTTGAACCCTTTGGGGGCGAAGAGATAAACCCCTCGTGGGAGGCTGTCAGGGCCCTTCCAGAGGAAATAGAAGGTGCGGAAGTAGTGAAGCGCCAGCTCCCAGTTACCTTCAGGGGAGTCCGGGAGATTCTCCCTAGGCTCATCGTTGAGGAGAGGCCCGACGTGGTTATCCTGACGGGCCAGGCCGGCGGGAGGCCGAACATAACTGTCGAGCGCGTTGCAATAAACGTCATGGACTCGACGATGCCGGACAATGAGGGCTTCACTCCGGAGGACGAGCCGGTCTTTGAGGGTGCCCCGGCGGCGTACTTTGCAACCCTGCCGGTAAAGGCCATCGTGAGGGCTTTGAGGGAGGAGAAAATCCCTGCAGGAGTTTCGAACACCGCAGGAACCTACGTCTGCAACGCGGCGATGTTCACGGTTCTTCACACGATAGCCGTTGCGGGAATGGAGACGAGGGCGGGATTCATACACGTGCCCTTCAGTCACGAGCAGGCCCTCGACAAACCGAGGCCGTCAATGGCCCTGGATACGATAAAGAGGGCCATTGAGATCGCGGTTAAAACCTCACTGAGGGCCTGAAACCTTTTTAAATCCCTTTTCCTACCCCCTACAAACCCATGAGGGTGAGGCCTATTCTAATCCTCGGAGTGGACATAATAAGCGAGAATCCCAAAAGGTTTGCCGTCGTGAGCTGGTTCAATGGACGGCTTGAAAGAAAGGGTGAGTTCACCTTCTACAGGTTAATCCGCTTCATCCAGAGCAAGAGGCCGGACATCGTGGCCATCGACAGTGTTACCGAGCTGGGGGACGATCTGAGGAAGTTTCTCCGTGCCCTCCCAGGCGGCACGAAGCTCGTCCAGGTGACTGGGAGGCCGGGCGAGCAGCGCTCCCTTCAGAGTCTGGCAAAGGAGCATGGAATACGGATAACCGATAGGTTCGACCCCTACGAGGAGGCGAAGCTGGCTGCCCTTCTCGCGAGCAAGGGTGTTGGCTACGAAGTTCTGGCCTTCGAGGACGAGGTGATAATCAAAGTTACGAGGGGCAGGAGCCACGGGAAAGGTGGTTGGAGCCAGGACAGGTACAGGAAGAGGATTCACAACCTCGTTCGGGACAAGGTGAGGGAGATAGAGGAGAGGCTCAGGAGGGCGGACATACCCTTTGACCTGGAAGTTGAGGAGAAGGACTACGGTCTGGCCAAGGGGGAGTTCAGGGTCTACGCCAGCAGGGAAGAGCTCGCGGGGCTGATAAAGCCCATGCGCGGGGGAGACGTCGAGGTCAGGATACAGCCGGTGGAGAGGGCCGAGCTCGGGTTCACCCCCCTCAGGGGCGAGGAGGCTGTGCGTGAAAGGCGGAGCATCATAGTCGGCATTGACCCCGGGATAACCGTTGGGATAGCCGCGGTTGACCTCAGCGGGAACATCGTGGCCCTCTACAGCGAGAGGAACATGCCAGTCGGCGAGGTTTTCAGGTTCATAAGCAACGTCGGACACCCCGTTGTTGTGGCCACCGACGTGAACCCGGCCCCTGGCTTCGTCGAGAAGATAGCCCGCTCCTTCAAGGCCAGTCTTTTTGTCCCCAGGGAAAGCCTCCGTGTTGAGGAAAAGAACGAACTTCTGAGGGGCCTCGGTGTGAGCGTTGACGACGACCACCAGCGGGATGCCCTGGCGG contains:
- a CDS encoding type II secretion system F family protein, whose amino-acid sequence is MGIGDAITRFLERIGSKTIEVAERPVRRMPTGKNVQERLRALKQLQKEISIERGEAKEEEQLEEILEWHRQEIQKPFVTRLAEGLLRYFGGPVRTITGFFKGLEVDLYRANMMMSKEQYVALMLVVAILAGLFGIAFAYLLYLPVDTSLLIGVLSFLGAFIYMRQYPRMVWRKRVSEVERAMPYALRHMASLLRAGVGISEAILSVASADYGPISEEFELILRDMRTGSSFEDAISKFEEKMASENVSRVVKQILRAIKFGGNLSDILYKLAEDFSFEYRMKLIEYVQKINGIAFVYMFLTIVMPTMLVVGIIAGSIMSRTLIMPVESLATILWLAFPAISLIIVNMIKKGEPR
- a CDS encoding type II secretion system F family protein, with the protein product MAGISSFITAFLERILPKKWLRKYELFIYSAGINFLSIEYIVISILSSVVAALATYLVMASAVYAVLLSAAVFAGIAFVYPYWRTIRRIEQMEKMLPDAFFYLASSLRAGISFSEALEELAMAKFGALTEEFRKTVSEIRKGRSTVDAMRAFALRNKRSQILYRSVMIIIEALERGAPMSDVLVFVGNDVREILRIKQERKASTGMQTMFFIMTSGFIGPLIMGVVAKVMGSISAGAVSQTLTAVTGSQAIFPVEAIQNVLLGFIVLQAVVSGLGIGVIREGKYSAGLKYSLLLAVLGVVTYKVTVSAGISI
- a CDS encoding peptidylprolyl isomerase, coding for MKIEAGDFVVFHYVGRFENGEVFDTSYEDIAKENGIYVEEREYGPLGVNVGVGEIIPGLDEALIGMEIGEKNTITIPPEKAYGMPNPELVIEVPISEFIQAGLEPVEGMYVMTDSGIAKIAKVEGENVSLDFNHPLAGKTLIFEVEIVDVQKDGKSGASD
- a CDS encoding DUF2118 domain-containing protein; protein product: MERVPKLYVEAPPEECIEGRKTIKDCVIISGNVEVWLRKGETVPDFIDVEGSKFLMKEVYDRFYLYVDRTEGKLLADAVLVLPDGRTRIYLKKDDELLLLPVEGYTKTPIANVGNRVRTGDAFAAITTRKGEIHYLKPPKTGTVVFIDEVTNRPHYVYYILPEE
- a CDS encoding DUF4129 domain-containing protein — translated: MILAIVGLFVIVGVLLGWRDPFQRLDSGGIGLLVRYIVMIVGGLGITLVLYLIRMNSTPKLPSNNTTALNGSVNGSLPLQSTTQSPVYYNNTSPAPTRQSLPSQYLLYALLVVAIAVFAYLAVIQYREYLQKKERKEMKLRAELFDKKLDELGLEMFENPREAIVGIYKNAVLWLKYLGVPYEESWTHWEHARHVKYMHDAFIELTRLFEKAKYAPEKITWDDARRALEVYRTMRRGVNEV
- a CDS encoding MoxR family ATPase, which codes for MKIEEVSSKGNAVLEEVKKAIVGKDEVLKLILTTILADGHILLEDLPGLAKTLMAKSFATALGVKFKRVQFTPDLLPSDILGVSVFNQKTLEFEFKKGPIFTNILLADEINRAPPKTQSALLEAMQERQVTVEGSTYELERPFIVVATQNPIEQEGTYPLPEAQLDRFLVRLRVGYPSRREEIEILRRRMARKKEEVDITPILTPEEVVEMQRTIEDVYVSDAILEYITDIVLATREDKKEIEVGASPRGSLALLKLSRAYAALEGRDYVIPDDIKAVAVPALSHRLILKRELWYTKVSQESIMEKLLERVPVPKFE
- a CDS encoding DUF58 domain-containing protein, producing the protein MLPTEKAEEILIALWLIVMFAFLLLRWELVYLTLPIIWLLFVAVFFFKPRLNVEIERLIPHNRFLEGTEIEIVLRIKSHERIPTLKITEDIPPGLELVEGHREHVLSLRPGEEREIRYRVRVRRGIHEFNWVKLRYRDPFGFFRVDKKIDVYSEIVGVPIITDVPTPYSTKGTKITVGPLPSPGVGEGVEFHAIREYQPGDPLKIINWKATARTGRIMANEYESERKVDVVFIVDASYTGRLVFDHLVRAAASLMLNALNNGTSFGLLLAEDVPLWIRVDYGKRHFFKCIDFLSTAKPDKNNRIAYQVEHLIKARFPAKAQLLYFSPLLTEESREALKITARYGYNVVVISPNPYTAVEPKSREEELAVKLLILQRKAMLMKMSAYGIIIDWDVRKPLEAAIAEVVGL
- a CDS encoding carbohydrate kinase family protein, giving the protein MKLDLAVLGHVSIDHIRFPEKDEILYPGGAAAAVATSAALAGAKVGLVTKVGEDFPKEWLEKLSSLLDIRGVQILPGRTIHIYMIYHQDGTVDAPVDMGVAQNMGETPIPEEYMDASLFHIAPIPPEEQLKALKRLEGKTVSLDFNPTYIDDYAEKTGLMREIVSRVEVVFPNEREALTITKAPTVEEAAKILHGWGARLVVITRGERGVLVYDGEFREFSALPISPEEIVDPTGAGDAFAGGFLAMYSRGAPVEDCVKKGLERAREVLKKTGSWSI